DNA from Aquaspirillum sp. LM1:
CGGGGTGGGCACCATGATCCGGGCGGATTAAGCCAAAAACTGCCGCTGGCCGAAAGCGGACGGCCTGCGGCGTTGGCGCAGTGTCCCGGATCGCATGCCAAATCTGTTCGCGCATCCGAAGCAAATATCGCTTATAACTCAAGAGCACGCTTGTCGCGTGCTCTTTTTTGTGCGCGGCACACCGACCAGAAACATCCATCTCAAGGGGATTTGACCATGTTGACCGTTCGCCAACTGCTGCAACAGAAACAACCTGCCGGTTTTGTCAGCGTCCCGCTGGAAGCTACCGTGTTCCAGACTTTGCAAATCATGGCCGAACACAATATCGGTGCCGTGCTGGTGATGAACGGCGAGAGCCTGTGCGGGATTTTTTCCGAACGCGACTACGCCCGCCGGGTGGTGTTGCAGGGCAAAACCTCGGCCAGCACCCTGGTGGGCGAGATCATGACCAACAAGGTGTGTTACGTGGGCCCGGAGCATACGGTAGACCAGTGCATGGCGCTGATGAGCGACAAGAATATTCGCCACTTGCCGGTGCTGGAGCACGGTGCGGTGATGGGCGTGGTGTCGATGCGCGACGTGGTGCGCGCCACGC
Protein-coding regions in this window:
- a CDS encoding CBS domain-containing protein, whose translation is MLTVRQLLQQKQPAGFVSVPLEATVFQTLQIMAEHNIGAVLVMNGESLCGIFSERDYARRVVLQGKTSASTLVGEIMTNKVCYVGPEHTVDQCMALMSDKNIRHLPVLEHGAVMGVVSMRDVVRATLDEQAQTIEQLVSYIQQ